A region from the Plutella xylostella chromosome 8, ilPluXylo3.1, whole genome shotgun sequence genome encodes:
- the LOC119693080 gene encoding methylated-DNA--protein-cysteine methyltransferase: MVSEFFEKYSKSTNTGSTLYYSTVKTPVGNIIACASDEYLYLVAFEDSKNLVKNIQAIHNEVSCSFEENSDIMVFQKLKEELALYFNGSLKKFSVPCKTLGSEFQKEVWKNLQELPYSTTMSYGDFAKTMGRPASHARAVGSACGANAHLLVIPCHRLVASGSKGGFNSGKDRKEWLIDHEKKFAI, from the exons ATGGTATCGGAATTTTTTGAGAAATATTCTAAGTCGACAAACACAGGCTCTACATTGTACTATTCAACCGTTAAAACTCCAGTGGGAAATATAATAGCATGTGCAAGTGATGAGTACCTTTATCTTGTAGCATTCGAAGATTCCAAAAacctagtaaaaaatattcaagcCATTCATAATGAGGTTTCCTGTTCATTTGAAGAAAATTCCGACATAATGGTTTTTCAAAAGCTAAAGGAGGAATTGGCATTATACTTCAATGGTTCACTCAAGAAATTTTCTGTACCATGTAAAACTCTAGGGTCTGAATTTCAAAAG GAAGTTTGGAAAAATCTACAAGAGTTACCTTACTCTACAACAATGTCATATGGAGACTTTGCTAAAACAATGGGCCGTCCAGCAAGCCATGCGCGAGCAGTCGGCTCGGCTTGCGGTGCCAACGCACACCTGCTGGTGATTCCGTGCCATCGACTTGTTGCTTCAGGATCCAAGGGTGGTTTCAACAGTGGGAAAGACCGTAAGGAATGGTTAATTGACCATGAAAAGAAATTTGCTATTTAA